In Humulus lupulus chromosome 7, drHumLupu1.1, whole genome shotgun sequence, the following are encoded in one genomic region:
- the LOC133788805 gene encoding 4-diphosphocytidyl-2-C-methyl-D-erythritol kinase, chloroplastic isoform X1 has protein sequence MASSHILCHNNVFNLSPNPFRNRDLSSLYSNGLCSFGSKSKFSRTSSLKFVVSEKRQVEIVYDADERINKLADKVDKEAPLSRLTLFSPCKINVFLRITSKREDGYHDLASLFHVISLGDVLKFSLSPSTKKDSLSTNASGVPLDDRNLIIKALNLYRKKTGTNKYFWIHLDKKVPTGAGLGGGSSNAATALWAANQFNGCLVTEKELQKWSSEIGSDIPFFFSQGAAYCTGRGEVVQDILPPVPLNIPMVLIKPPEACSTAEVYKCLKLDKTSKSDPLQLLNKISSDGISQDVCINDLEPPAFEVLPSLKRLKQRIIAASRGQYDAVFMSGSGSTIVGVGSPDPPQFIYDDEDYKDVFLSEANFLTREANEWYKEPASASACSPLDDFSRDFLSGE, from the exons ATGGCTTCCTCTCATATTCTCTGCCACAACAATGTTTTCAATCTTTCTCCCAATCCCTTTAGGAACAGGGATCTCTCTTCCTTATACTCAAATGGGTTGTGTTCTTTTGGTTCGAAGTCTAAATTTTCGAGGACTTCATCTCTCAAATTTGTGGTTTCTGAAAAAAGACAAGTCGAG ATAGTTTATGATGCTGATGAAAGGATAAACAAGTTGGCTGATAAAGTGGACAAAGAAGCGCCACTCTCAAGGCTCACTCTTTTCTCACCTTGCAAG ATTAATGTTTTCTTGAGAATAACTAGCAAAAGGGAAGATGGGTATCATGATTTGGCATCTCTCTTTCAT GTGATAAGCCTTGGAGATGTACTTAAGTTCTCTTTGTCTCCTTCAACAAAGAAAGACTCTTTGTCAACTAATGCCTCTGGGGTACCTCTTGATGATAGAAATTTG ATTATCAAGGCCCTTAATCTTTACCGAAAGAAAACTGGTACAAACAAATACTTTTGG ATTCATCTTGACAAGAAAGTGCCCACTGGAGCAGGGCTTGGTGGTGGGAGTAGTAATGCTGCAACAGCACTATGGGCAGCAAATCAGTTCAACGGTTGTCTTGTTACTGAAAAGGAACTGCAAAAATGGTCAAGTGAGATTGGTTCAGATATTCCCTTCTTTTTCTCCCAAGGGGCAGCCTATTGTACAGGTCGAGGTGAG GTTGTTCAGGATATTCTACCACCTGTACCATTAAACATTCCGATGGTTCTCATAAAGCCCCCAGAGGCATGTTCAACAGCTGAAGTTTATAAG TGTCTTAAGTTGGATAAAACTAGCAAGAGCGACCCTTTACAATTGCTCAACAAGATCTCAAGTGATGGAATAAGTCAAGATGTTTGCATAAATGATTTAG AACCTCCTGCCTTTGAAGTTCTTCCATCTCTTAAAAGATTGAAACAGCGCATAATTGCAGCTAGTCGTGGACAATATGATGCTGTTTTTATGTCTGGGAG TGGAAGCACCATTGTTGGGGTTGGTTCCCCAGATCCACCACAGTTTATATATGATGATGAGGACTACAAGGATGTGTTTTTGTCAG AGGCCAACTTCCTGACTCGAGAAGCAAATGAATGGTACAAAGAACCTGCTTCAGCAAGTGCTTGTAGCCCTTTGGACGATTTCTCTCGTGATTTTTTATCTGGCGAGTAA
- the LOC133788805 gene encoding 4-diphosphocytidyl-2-C-methyl-D-erythritol kinase, chloroplastic/chromoplastic isoform X2, with protein sequence MASSHILCHNNVFNLSPNPFRNRDLSSLYSNGLCSFGSKSKFSRTSSLKFVVSEKRQVEIVYDADERINKLADKVDKEAPLSRLTLFSPCKINVFLRITSKREDGYHDLASLFHVISLGDVLKFSLSPSTKKDSLSTNASGVPLDDRNLIIKALNLYRKKTGTNKYFWIHLDKKVPTGAGLGGGSSNAATALWAANQFNGCLVTEKELQKWSSEIGSDIPFFFSQGAAYCTGRGEVVQDILPPVPLNIPMVLIKPPEACSTAEVYKCLKLDKTSKSDPLQLLNKISSDGISQDVCINDLEPPAFEVLPSLKRLKQRIIAASRGQYDAVFMSGRYNYWISCSGGFTLLWKHHCWGWFPRSTTVYI encoded by the exons ATGGCTTCCTCTCATATTCTCTGCCACAACAATGTTTTCAATCTTTCTCCCAATCCCTTTAGGAACAGGGATCTCTCTTCCTTATACTCAAATGGGTTGTGTTCTTTTGGTTCGAAGTCTAAATTTTCGAGGACTTCATCTCTCAAATTTGTGGTTTCTGAAAAAAGACAAGTCGAG ATAGTTTATGATGCTGATGAAAGGATAAACAAGTTGGCTGATAAAGTGGACAAAGAAGCGCCACTCTCAAGGCTCACTCTTTTCTCACCTTGCAAG ATTAATGTTTTCTTGAGAATAACTAGCAAAAGGGAAGATGGGTATCATGATTTGGCATCTCTCTTTCAT GTGATAAGCCTTGGAGATGTACTTAAGTTCTCTTTGTCTCCTTCAACAAAGAAAGACTCTTTGTCAACTAATGCCTCTGGGGTACCTCTTGATGATAGAAATTTG ATTATCAAGGCCCTTAATCTTTACCGAAAGAAAACTGGTACAAACAAATACTTTTGG ATTCATCTTGACAAGAAAGTGCCCACTGGAGCAGGGCTTGGTGGTGGGAGTAGTAATGCTGCAACAGCACTATGGGCAGCAAATCAGTTCAACGGTTGTCTTGTTACTGAAAAGGAACTGCAAAAATGGTCAAGTGAGATTGGTTCAGATATTCCCTTCTTTTTCTCCCAAGGGGCAGCCTATTGTACAGGTCGAGGTGAG GTTGTTCAGGATATTCTACCACCTGTACCATTAAACATTCCGATGGTTCTCATAAAGCCCCCAGAGGCATGTTCAACAGCTGAAGTTTATAAG TGTCTTAAGTTGGATAAAACTAGCAAGAGCGACCCTTTACAATTGCTCAACAAGATCTCAAGTGATGGAATAAGTCAAGATGTTTGCATAAATGATTTAG AACCTCCTGCCTTTGAAGTTCTTCCATCTCTTAAAAGATTGAAACAGCGCATAATTGCAGCTAGTCGTGGACAATATGATGCTGTTTTTATGTCTGGGAGGTATAACTACTGGATTTCCTGTTCTGGTGGCTTTACGTTGCTC TGGAAGCACCATTGTTGGGGTTGGTTCCCCAGATCCACCACAGTTTATATATGA